In the Plasmodium gaboni strain SY75 chromosome 13, whole genome shotgun sequence genome, TAAAAGCATGAATAcctatattttttttttttttttttttttttttttaggTTAATAACAAAACCATTCTCATGTTAGAATATTAAAATTGTTTCTTTGGTATCTTCATATTATATGCCAAAAActatatatgtttttttaatttgtttaaTTTTATCTGGAGAACCAAATGATGCCTTTTTATTATAGTTTTTCTTAAATGTTAactaatattttttgatatgTACACTTGTCATTCGTATATATCAATGATATAGGCTGTGTTCGTATCCCcacctttttttttttcttttttttttttttttctgaaaatgaaaaaattaaaccTTTTTATCGGATGTATATCCTTGTacactttttttttttgttatattgCAAAAATTTCCTGCACAGTTCAGGTGAAAAATGGTGGAATTGAAAATTTGGCTAGTTCAAGTGGacttttaaaaaatgtgtTGAAGCATTCGCCAAGAATAAGtgaagaagaaataaaagagagtgaaataaaaataataaagaatgCTCATGAGGaggaaaagaaaatattgGATAAGTATGGAGAATGTTTAAAGGATTATACATTGCCTTGTCCTAAATATTGGAAGAGTAGAAGAGATAAGTATGGAAAGAGTGTTTGTATAGCTCCTTCAGAATATAATGGTTTTTGTGAGCAAGTTCAGGCATTTGATGACTTTAGTGAGCATGAGAAGATGTCATATGAATCTAGTTGTAATGTAGATTGGGGATGTAAAGGTTCATCTAAAGAAATATGTGAAAGTGGAAAAAGAGATTATAATGATCCATGTCCTGAAGGATTTATTGTACAAGATGATAATAGTTGTAAAGCTGATATAAGTGTGTATCAAGGAATGTGTAATAATGAGAGTATAAATTTCACTCACCTGACAAGTTcagaaaaagaaaattgGAGTATTGCATGCGAAGCTTATTGGCCTTGTTATACAGAATGTATATCTGAAGAGTATATATCTGATTGTCCTAAAAATTGGAAACAAGTAAATGAATATGATTGTATACctgataataattataaagGACCATgtagaaatataaaaaattttaaatattttactttGTCTATGAAAAAAGATTTTGAAGAGAAATGTAAGACCAAGTTTGAgtgtaataatatttgtgaaaaaaattatgaacaAGAATGTCCATTAAAT is a window encoding:
- a CDS encoding CPW-WPC family protein, which codes for MKKLNLFIGCISLYTFFFCYIAKISCTVQVKNGGIENLASSSGLLKNVLKHSPRISEEEIKESEIKIIKNAHEEEKKILDKYGECLKDYTLPCPKYWKSRRDKYGKSVCIAPSEYNGFCEQVQAFDDFSEHEKMSYESSCNVDWGCKGSSKEICESGKRDYNDPCPEGFIVQDDNSCKADISVYQGMCNNESINFTHLTSSEKENWSIACEAYWPCYTECISEEYISDCPKNWKQVNEYDCIPDNNYKGPCRNIKNFKYFTLSMKKDFEEKCKTKFECNNICEKNYEQECPLNWKVQNGYCLAPNTFDLCKRKKISIENMTRKEKENIEKECFVSWPCINNKKNTNKSYCQINWQPECPLGWIKKEDKQNQKKDEYVCILSNEKQLYYTDENKFNSLNKEKCTNIFLKKNSDEVTKREIASVCNTPWPCLNNEKIYISHDVVHEKKEKKKNLNGPLTNEGQIYKNGKYQIVENERNSSLSDIMK